The candidate division TA06 bacterium sequence TGCTGCTGGCCATCTTCGGGCTGGTGATAGTGGCGGCCCTGGCCGCCAGGATCTGCGTGATAGAAGACGCCGGGGTCTGGGATTCATTCAAGCAGGCCTGGCTGATGTGCAAGACCAACATCTCCGAATCGGCCACGCTGGGGGCGATCTCCATAGCTTTGGGGATCGGGATCTCGATTGCCATAACAGTGGCCGCAATAGCATTGGCCATACCGTTCATAATCCTGGGCCTGGTAAATATCTGGCTGGGACTGGTGCCCGGCGGTTTGGTGGGCATTGCCCTGATAATGCTTTTAGCCTGCGTTTACGGCGTTTTTACTTCGGCCTACTGGACCCTGGGATATTTGCAGATTAAAGCCAAGAATGCGCCGTCTCCCCAATTTAACACTCCGGTTTTGCCGGCGGGCGAAGTTGCCCAATAAACAGAAAATATTAGTGGTCCGGCATGACCGGCTGGGCGACGCCATCAATGCCGTGCCGGTGCTGATGGCGCTCAAAAAAGCCAAGCCCGAGGCGGTGGTTACATATATGGCGGCTTCTGCGTTCGTAGAACTTTTCACCGGCCAGCCTTATCTGGACGAAGTGAGCATCTGGCCAAATAATCTTTGGCATTTAGTGAAAGCATTGCGCCGGGGCCATTACGATGTCCTGCTGATGCTGCATCCTTCAAAACTTTTGGCCTGGGCGGCGCTGTTTGCCGGAGTCAAGCAGAAGGCCGGCCTGGGATTCAGGCCCTATTATGTTCTGACGGGATTCAAGCACTCGCATAATGGCCGGAAGTTGAGTGCTCCGCCTGGCTTCGATACTTCCTGCGGAAACTCAGCCAACGGCGGAGCGTATCGAAACGACGGCCATGTTTTACACGAGACCGAATACAATTTTTCCGTGGCCCGCAGTATATTTGATCTGCCCAAAGAGATCGAGCCTCCGCAGATATTTTTGAGCGATACGGAAGAAGCCGAAGCCAAAAATGTCCTGATGTCCATGAATGTCAGGACACCTATTGCAGTGCTCCCTGCCAACCGGGGTTCTTCGGCCAACTGGGAACCGGAGCGCTATCGGCAGCTGGTCCAGAAATTAGTGGAAACCAAGCAGGAAGTTCTGATTCTGGGCGGGCCGGGCGAGGAAGAGATACTGTCCCGGGTCAAAGGCGAAACTAATGCCCCCACGGCCGGGCCGGACCTGACATTGCGGCGGCTGGCTGCAATTTTGGCAAATTGCCGGCAGGTTATAGGCAGCAGCACCGGCACCCTGCACCTGGCCGCGGCGGCGGGCGCAAAAACCGTGGGGCTTTTTTGCCCGGCGCCGGCCAGCCGCCCGGAACGCTGGAGGCCGTTGGGGGAGGAGCATGTTCAGCTGGTGCCTGTTTCTGATTACTGTGAAAAATGTAAGCCCGATGCCAAATGTAATCTTGGGGGCATAGCACTTGAAAAAGTATTAGGTCATATTTTTATAAATGGTAGTA is a genomic window containing:
- a CDS encoding glycosyltransferase family 9 protein → MPNKQKILVVRHDRLGDAINAVPVLMALKKAKPEAVVTYMAASAFVELFTGQPYLDEVSIWPNNLWHLVKALRRGHYDVLLMLHPSKLLAWAALFAGVKQKAGLGFRPYYVLTGFKHSHNGRKLSAPPGFDTSCGNSANGGAYRNDGHVLHETEYNFSVARSIFDLPKEIEPPQIFLSDTEEAEAKNVLMSMNVRTPIAVLPANRGSSANWEPERYRQLVQKLVETKQEVLILGGPGEEEILSRVKGETNAPTAGPDLTLRRLAAILANCRQVIGSSTGTLHLAAAAGAKTVGLFCPAPASRPERWRPLGEEHVQLVPVSDYCEKCKPDAKCNLGGIALEKVLGHIFINGSIL